One genomic window of Sodaliphilus pleomorphus includes the following:
- a CDS encoding PCMD domain-containing protein: MDLTKLRFGLIALSLTLAMPQAVQAAGKFVPFKYGNFDSWVVRHVHESGVIGGNTKTLYEIGPSQELNGNKPYVNLGGSPWGTSNVMAKVMGVVKTNTSVYRDVHGSGHCAKMETHIETCKVLGMMNIKVLAAGSIFLGSMKEPITSTKEGPSALHLGVPFTLRPKALRFDYRVRVPGSKNRIRQNGFSKATTVAGPDYCIAVLYLQKRHEDAHGNITAKRVGTMVVKYGRSTTGWVNGATYTIHYGNITGKPFYEAATMGLHANEYARNSHGKTVLVRETGWAEAGATPTHIVLQFSSSHGGAYVGTVGNTFWVDNVGLVY, translated from the coding sequence ATGGACTTGACTAAATTGAGATTTGGGTTAATTGCATTGTCCTTGACCCTTGCAATGCCGCAAGCCGTGCAGGCTGCAGGCAAGTTTGTGCCCTTCAAATACGGCAATTTCGATTCTTGGGTCGTGCGCCATGTGCACGAGTCGGGAGTGATAGGAGGCAACACCAAAACCCTCTACGAGATAGGCCCCAGCCAGGAGCTCAACGGCAACAAGCCCTATGTGAACCTGGGCGGCTCGCCATGGGGCACCAGCAACGTGATGGCCAAGGTGATGGGCGTGGTCAAGACCAACACCTCGGTGTATCGCGACGTGCATGGCTCGGGCCACTGTGCCAAAATGGAGACCCACATCGAGACTTGCAAGGTGCTGGGCATGATGAACATCAAGGTGCTTGCTGCCGGCAGCATCTTTCTGGGATCGATGAAAGAGCCCATCACCAGCACCAAAGAGGGCCCCTCGGCACTGCACCTGGGCGTGCCCTTCACGCTGCGCCCCAAGGCCTTGCGATTTGACTACCGCGTGCGTGTGCCAGGATCGAAGAACCGCATACGCCAGAACGGCTTTTCCAAGGCTACGACAGTGGCAGGCCCCGACTACTGCATCGCCGTGCTCTACCTGCAGAAGCGTCACGAGGACGCCCATGGCAACATCACAGCCAAGCGTGTAGGCACCATGGTGGTGAAATATGGCCGCTCGACGACAGGATGGGTCAACGGCGCCACCTACACGATACACTATGGCAACATCACGGGCAAGCCCTTCTATGAGGCAGCCACCATGGGTCTGCACGCCAACGAGTATGCCCGCAACTCTCACGGCAAGACCGTGCTTGTGCGCGAGACCGGCTGGGCCGAAGCCGGCGCCACGCCCACCCACATCGTGCTGCAATTCTCGTCGAGCCACGGCGGTGCCTATGTGGGTACCGTGGGCAACACATTCTGGGTCGATAACGTGGGACTCGTGTATTGA
- a CDS encoding BamA/TamA family outer membrane protein: protein MARALLLLLLLSTALPESMAQEQRDTTAVTRKRSLVGRFLDYFGDANKEKKHKRFDFSVIGGPHYSTDTKLGLGLVASGLYHATPADSLLPPSNVSIFSDISTVGFYMIGVRGTHIFPSDRQRIDYTVYFYSFPTYFWGIGYDKGDNDDNKSKMNRWQTQVKASWLFRASGNLFMGPTIAVDYITAHHVKRPELLEGQRKSTFNAGAGATLLYDTRDNLTAPRRGVYLWLQQVFRPHFAGNHYAFTTTDVRTSGYIGLWKGSTLALDMRAQFNYGNPSWGMLAQLGGSSAMRGYYEGRYRDKHKIETQVELRQHVWRRNGIVVWAGAGTVFDKPGSIKLRHVLPNYGVGYRWEFKKNVNVRLDYGFGKKGQSGFTFNINEAF, encoded by the coding sequence ATGGCAAGAGCGCTACTGCTACTGCTGTTGCTGAGCACGGCCCTGCCCGAGAGCATGGCCCAAGAGCAACGCGACACCACGGCTGTGACCAGGAAGCGCAGCCTGGTGGGCCGGTTTCTCGACTACTTCGGCGATGCCAACAAGGAGAAGAAGCACAAGCGCTTCGACTTCTCGGTGATAGGCGGCCCGCACTACAGCACCGACACCAAGCTGGGCCTGGGGCTCGTGGCCTCGGGCCTGTATCACGCCACGCCGGCCGACAGCCTGCTGCCGCCGAGCAACGTGTCGATATTCAGCGACATCTCGACAGTGGGCTTCTACATGATAGGTGTGCGGGGCACCCACATCTTTCCCAGCGACCGCCAGCGCATCGACTACACCGTCTACTTCTATTCCTTCCCCACCTATTTCTGGGGAATAGGCTATGACAAGGGCGACAACGACGACAACAAGAGCAAAATGAACCGGTGGCAGACGCAGGTCAAGGCCAGCTGGCTCTTCAGGGCAAGCGGCAACCTGTTTATGGGTCCCACCATTGCTGTCGACTACATCACGGCCCACCATGTGAAGCGGCCCGAGCTACTCGAGGGGCAGCGCAAGTCGACCTTCAACGCGGGGGCAGGAGCCACGTTGCTCTACGACACCCGCGACAATCTCACGGCGCCCCGACGCGGCGTGTACTTGTGGCTCCAGCAAGTGTTCAGACCGCACTTTGCGGGCAACCACTACGCCTTCACCACCACCGACGTGCGCACCAGCGGCTACATTGGCCTGTGGAAAGGCAGCACCCTGGCCCTCGACATGCGGGCCCAGTTCAACTACGGCAATCCCTCGTGGGGCATGCTTGCCCAGCTGGGCGGCAGCAGCGCCATGCGCGGCTACTATGAGGGTCGCTACCGCGACAAGCACAAGATAGAGACCCAGGTAGAGCTGCGCCAGCACGTGTGGCGGCGCAACGGCATCGTGGTGTGGGCAGGGGCCGGCACAGTGTTTGACAAGCCTGGCTCCATCAAGCTGCGCCACGTGCTGCCCAACTACGGTGTGGGCTATCGCTGGGAATTCAAGAAAAACGTGAACGTGAGGCTCGACTACGGCTTCGGCAAGAAGGGCCAGAGCGGCTTCACATTCAACATCAACGAGGCCTTTTAG